Proteins from a single region of Acanthochromis polyacanthus isolate Apoly-LR-REF ecotype Palm Island chromosome 11, KAUST_Apoly_ChrSc, whole genome shotgun sequence:
- the LOC127536021 gene encoding oocyte zinc finger protein XlCOF6-like isoform X5 translates to MDSSQNQCENSNGVRHQKSAEETSGFPTTTNTDESLRCEQCGKTFSTATKLKIHQCIHTVDKQFSCNKCRMTFTVKSDLIRHQLIHGGVRPFSCDQCGKTFISKGHLTNHQLIHSGVRPFSCDQCGKTFTQMSNLRTHQLIHSGVRAFSCDQCGTTFISKSDLTRHQLIHSEVRPFSCDLCGKTFISKGRLTSHQFIHSGVRPFSCDQCGKTFTQMSNLRTHQLIHSGVRAFSCDQCGLAFTQLTNLRTHQLIHSGVKPFSCDQCGKAFIQMSTLRTHQRTHSGVRAFSCDQCGKTFAQMSTLRTHQLIHSGVKAFSCDQCGKTFTSKSNLTRHQLIHSGVRAFSCDQCGKTFTSKSNLTNHQLIHSGVRAFSCDQCGKAFIHMSTLRTHQLTHSGVRAFSCDQCAKTFTQMSTLRTHQLIHSGVRAFSCDQCGKTFTSKSNLKSHQLIHSGVRAFTCDQCGTAFTRMADLRTHQLVHSGVRAFSCDQCGMSFTRMAGLRTHQLIHSGVRPFSCDQCAKKFTTKVRLRRHQVVHSGGEPFNCDQCVKTTTGHEQLLIHQCPHSGRQLYHCDDCEKTFKRQESLKRHQRLHTGHDVYVCDHCGKLFVKFSHLEAHAVTHTRVKPYRRDQYGKGFNNTGVAHQRDHAGERPYRCDKCNKTFRTLGSLKQHQQIHTRKKAFHQRHSKQIGTDVHTGHKRNACKEEGPMPGSAQVPEVVHKLKVLEIRLHRIQV, encoded by the exons CAATGTGAAaacagcaatggagtgagacATCAGAAATCTGCGGAGGAAACCAGCGGTttcccaacaacaacaaacacagatgAATCACTCCGTTGTGAGCAATGCGGCAAGACTTTTagcacagcaacaaagctaaaaATTCACCAgtgtattcacactgtggacaaacAGTTCAGCTGTAACAAGTGTAGGATGACTTTTACTGTCAAGAGCGATCTGataagacatcaactcattcacggTGGAGTgagaccattcagctgtgatcagtgtgggaagacatttatttccaagGGTCATTTAACAaaccatcaactcattcacagtggagttagaccattcagctgtgatcagtgtgggaagacttttactcagaTGTCTAACCTAAGAacccatcaactcattcacagtggagttagagcattcagctgtgatcaatgtggGACGACTTTTATTTCCAAGAGTGATCTaacaagacatcaactcattcacagtgaagttagaccattcagctgtgatctgTGTGGgaagacatttatttccaagGGTCGTTTAACAAGCCATCaattcattcacagtggagttagaccattcagctgtgatcagtgtgggaagacttttactcagaTGTCTAACCTAAGAacccatcaactcattcacagtggagttagagcattcagctgtgatcagtgtgggttGGCTTTTACTCAGCTGACCAACCTAAGAacccatcaactcattcacagtggagttaaaccattcagctgtgatcagtgtgggaaggcTTTTATTCAGATGTCCACCCTGAGAACCCATCAACGCactcacagtggagttagagcattcagctgtgatcagtgtgggaagacttttgcTCAGATGTCTACCCTAAGAacccatcaactcattcacagtggagttaaagcattcagctgtgatcagtgtgggaagacttttacttcCAAGAGTAATTTaacaagacatcaactcattcacagtggagttagagcattcagctgtgatcagtgtggaaagactTTTACTTCCAAGAGTAATTTAACAaaccatcaactcattcacagtggagttagagcattcagctgtgatcagtgtgggaaggcTTTTATTCACATGTCCACGCTAAGAACCCATCAACTCactcacagtggagttagagcattcagctgtgatcagtgtgcgAAGACTTTTACCCAGATGTCTACCCTAAGAacccatcaactcattcacagtggagttagagcattcagctgtgatcaatgtgggaagacttttacttcCAAGAGTaatttaaaaagccatcaactcattcacagtggagttagagcaTTCActtgtgatcagtgtgggacgGCTTTTACCCGGATGGCTGACCTAAGAACCCATCAACtcgttcacagtggagttagagcattcagctgtgatcagtgtgggatgTCTTTTACTCGGATGGCTGGCCTAAGAacccatcaactcattcacagtggagttagaccattcagctgtgatcagtgtgcaAAGAAATTTACTACTAAGGTTCGTTTAAGAAGACACCAAGTCGTCCACAGCGGAGGTGAACccttcaactgtgatcagtgtgtgaaaaccacTACTGgacatgaacagttgttgatccatcaatgcccccattctggtagacAGCTGTACCACTGTGACgactgtgaaaaaactttcaagcgCCAAGAGAGCCTAAAACGTCACCAACGcctccacactggacatgatgtgtacgtatgtgatcactgtggcaaATTATTTGTAAAGTTCTCACACTTAGAAGCTCATGCAGTTACTCACACCAGGGTTAAACCGTACCGCCGTGACCAGTATGGGAAAGGCTTCAACAACACTGGAGTCGCTCACCAACGTGACCATGCTGGGGAAAGACCCTACAGATGTGACAAGTGTAATAAGACTTTTAGAACTTTGGGTTCCctaaaacaacaccagcagatccacaccagaaagaaggCATTCCATCAACGTCATAGTAAG cagaTCGGCACAGATGTGCACACTGGCCACAAACGGAACGCCTGCAAAGAAGAGGGCCCTATGCCGGGTTCAGCACAAGTTCCTGAAGTTgtccacaaacttaaagtccttgagatcagGCTCCACAGAATTCAGGTGTAA